Below is a genomic region from Primulina eburnea isolate SZY01 chromosome 9, ASM2296580v1, whole genome shotgun sequence.
AATCCTTTAAAAACATATGATAGAAAAGTTTCTACTAGTTTTTCTCCCCAAAACAATTGAATTAAAGAGCAAGAACAGATCTCAAAGAAAAGGTGTACTTTGCTACTATGTACAAGTAaattgttcttgagattttaaacaaaatttagtAAGAAAACTTTAATTAAACAACGAAACTAATTCATATTTTTATGTATGGACTATATTGCATGGAGGATAAAATTGATGAACTAAAAAAAAGATAATATAATTTTGGCGCCTGTGCTAACTACTTGACATATTAAGATATCACATATGAACCCCATCTGAGGAGTTTCAAGAGCAAACCGAGCACATATTGATGGTTAACCTAGTGACTGCCGCACACAaacttgcatgtatatatataaccgGGAAAAACACTGTTCTTAATTTGGTTATGAATTGAAACTTCAGCTAATTGAAAGGTAACACACATGTCTGAGGATTACTTTATTTAAACATTCGGAAAATAAAACAGGCAACACGATGACACCTCATTCTTTCAGCGCCACATACAGGTTCATCTGCTGATCAATAACAAGTAACAATAATCAATTTTCGtaataaaaaatcaaatataagAATTAATATTAAGAACTTAAAACCAAATGCATAGATATgggaagaaaaaataaaaaattggaaCTAAATGCTGCAGAGCATTCTCATAGCAAAAGGCCATCAAATCAACCACTTGGACTTAGGTTTCGAGGGACCAATTTCCTAGTAACACAAAAGTAGAAGTATGTGCCACCTGCATCCCTTAATTAGAAAGTCATGTAATTACAAGGTGAAAGGAATTAAATGAATACTCTAAAAAGTCTGGATGCGCAACTTCAATTGCTATTTGTGAGCAGATTTTCTCTCTTCACCTAAATAATGCAACGATTCTCATTGACTTCACCATTAGAATACAAATTATTTACCTTGATCAATTAACGACATAGGAATATTGTGAACCTGCTTAAAGAAGAAAACTTGAGCAAGTGCAGAGGCAAGGAATCTCTCCCAAATGCATATCTGGGTGGTTGCCATCTGGAGATACTACACCCAAATATATTGACAATATTTTGAATGTTTTCACTCTTCAATAGCACTAAACATACATAACAAATCCAATGCAATCCCCCAATGATGTTTTTAACTCAATTTTAGATCTcctgatataattaatatttattcaACTATTCATTGTTCCCCAAAATTCGATGTCATTGTATTAGATTTAGACTCAACAcagaattttaaattataaggtGCCTCATACAATGTTAACACAAATCAATCAATCCAACAAATTTTTACATGACGGTAAAACCGTACCTTTAGAAAATGAAACCAAACATACATCTATCCTCCAATGCAAGCACACAAAAAACAATACCAAATATTACTATGTCTCTGTGGCATGTCTATGAGAGTTCACAACATATCAACCCATATGCCTACATGAAAAATACTCGATTTCGATAATAATTCAAATGCTATTTTGATTAATTTGGAGAAACTAATAGAATATCAAACATTTGTTTCTGCTCACAATAACTCTCACAAACTGATCCTTCAAGGCAAGcatatgtaatttttaaagttCCAATACGTTGTCTTCAATATTGGGGTACTAAATACAATTGACCAAACACGTAActgaattattatttttttccagTAGTTCAGTAAAGAAAAAGATGGAGCTTAAGGCGAATTGGACAATATCATGATTATGTTAAATAAAGCAACCAATTACATGGACCAAATTTATCCGATCAGATACCAAACAGTAAAGATACAACTGTTTTAGTTTAAAAAATGCTATCCTAgactgagaacattcagttcTGAGCCTTACCTTATATAATGAAGTcgccgattcgataaaattcagtgaGAAGAAGAAGAGGTGGTATGAGAATGAGATTTGGGAGCGTAGATCTTGTTATATGCGGTTTCTCCGACGAGGTATATACCGAAGGCGACAAGCGCGATGCCAAGGCCTGGGGTCGCGTGACGCCACTGATTCGACAACATCGGGTGTTTCCGCCACTCGTCGCGCCGCCTGAAGAACTCTCCCGTGGATCCCAGCGGCTTCGCCATCGACAATGCTTCTTCTCCCGGTGGTTGTTTTTCACCCCCTTTTTCCAACGATGATCAGAAATGAAGCTCGGATAGAGCTTGGATGGTGGGCTGGTGGCTCTTGATGATGGGCTGAAATTGGACTTTGTGTGGACTCGGCCCACTTGGGATTTTGTCTATTCCAAAAATTATCTTGATTGGTTGTTCAAATTGTTTTTCAGGAGATCAGATCCTATCTATGTGAGCATTACTTTAATTTCATTTCAATGGGTAAGATCTTGTCACacatataatttcaaaaaaaaagtgaGTCATATATATGCATAAGCAATCTTGgtcatccatcctatcatgaAGACAATGTCCACATAGATAGAATGAAATAAACCATTTTCCAGAGATCGCTGTCGAACCACGATTCCATTCAACCTTGTGGGCTTCATTTAAGGACGCCTATAAAAATTTAGAATCTGATTCAAACGTTTTTGCATGTGAAATATGCTCTCTGTAAAAACAAAAGGCAAATCGAAAATTTATagattaaaataaaacaaacacGTTTTAAATGTAAATTAGGTACATAAAGTAGAACTTTTGCTAAATCAACATTTTTTATGAGAAAATGAGTATTTTTTATTcatcaaaaaatataaaatgataACAAAGTTAGTTCCTGTAATCttttcaattttaataatataatatagatatATGATCAAAGCCAACCGTAGACACAAAGCAatacaaaatatatatgaaCAAAATCAAACCAATCTTCGTGCGAAAGAAATGTCAATGGTTACAAACATAACTTAAAAGTTGGCTCAAAGTGAAGTAGGTGATGCATTTTCAGACAATTTGTTCCTTAAATCCTTGAGAGCATCAACTACTTCCGAATCAAGATTGTGCTTCAGCAGTTTACCTTCCATGGAAGTTGATCTGCACAAATATAGAAAACAAAAAGAAGAGTAAATGAATACGTCAGTATGGATACAAGATCCTATCAAAGAAAGAAACATCTCTTATCAAGACGTCGAATAAAATAACGCTCTGTTGAAGGTAACATAAACAAAAAATAGTCGTCTTCTATATACATGTACATTCTAGGCAGGAGTCGCCCTCCGAAGGTTCTTTCCAGAGCTCTATCGATATACTATACACCGGCTCAGTAAAGCATGCCATATAGGGCTCCTGATCTACTGACCATAGCCCTCATAGACACATTAGTTGGACACAACTCGGGATATCATATGTTAAGTTTATCGTTGACAAACATAACCTCTTTCAACCGCAAGGCAACGTTAGTTATATGCCAACCATATTAATTGACTTTTCATGGTTCATTATGATTGTTTTCTGAAAGAGGAGGTTTAGCCTTAGACCCCTCTTCATTTCGTTTCTCATTTATTATATTTACTGCTAGGAGTCCTTTCTAGAATCCCAGCCTAAGGTGTCTCTTTTATGTGAATAATATGCACATAAATCTAAGCAGTAAGGATGATACTACCAAGCCGGTTCACGTATTCTTCCTTAAAGTGGCATATTTCTGTCAGTGTCTCGGTAGTCTTGCACCCAACTAAAGAAACAAGAAAATAAAAGGCGAAGCTTTGTAACACACCGATGTTCTCGAAGCATCTGCTCAACCTCCTTTTGTGAAGCTTTAATCTGCACAACACGTAGAGCATCAAAAGAATGCAAAACATTTGCATCTCCTTGGCAACTTTAATGTTTGTCGTAGGATTTCGATCCTTGAGTATCAGAATGACCAGTTTGGGAATCCTGAGATTTTATCAATGTGAAAATCTATGGGATGACCTTAATATACCAAACCAAGAATATCAGAGGTTGAAAAGTCAACAGACATCTTATAGGCCATAAGAACTAGAACATTGTGAAATAGCAAGAAGCATAAGATTTCAGCTaatagcattacctccgtaacCAGCGCCCTAGAACTCCAAACAAAAGCTCCCTGAAGAAAATCATCATGGCAAGAGTGTATCAGATTCTTGGTGAAAAATGTTTGTAgtgattttataaaaatagtTCACAATTTAAACTCAGGTGAATCTACTACAAAGGACTAGTGATCGGATACCTTTTTCTACATCCATGTTAGGCAAACACTAGGGTATACTCTACAGAGAATTAAGCAAACACCAGCAGATTACATCAGTGGCAATATAGAAGACAAGGAATGGGTGGATCGTTAACTGACGAATTGTTGGTAATTTTACATCAATTTCTGATAACGAACAAGGATTCAGATTGAATATGCAGAAATCTTGAGAAT
It encodes:
- the LOC140842010 gene encoding NADH dehydrogenase [ubiquinone] 1 beta subcomplex subunit 3-B-like, whose product is MAKPLGSTGEFFRRRDEWRKHPMLSNQWRHATPGLGIALVAFGIYLVGETAYNKIYAPKSHSHTTSSSSH